A genomic region of Phragmites australis chromosome 2, lpPhrAust1.1, whole genome shotgun sequence contains the following coding sequences:
- the LOC133909870 gene encoding transcription factor TIP2-like isoform X2, with protein sequence MYHPQCELLMARETLDLDAGHQPHLATSGVTAIPAELSFQLLHTLDAAAAMSTVTPQPTVDYFFGGADHQPAVQFEQLAPAGHHHHTMNMLRDYCNGHYPAAEPYLCGTRAEALVFGATDDESTAYMTGPFESSPPPRATGGRKRSRALGGGFHGGPANGVEKKEKQRRQRLTEKYTALVLLIPNRTKDDRATVISDAIEYIQELGRTVEELTLLVEKKRRRRELQLQGDVVDAAPAALVGVGAETESSVGEVAPPPAVQRQPIRSTYIQRKSKETFVDVRIVEEEVNIKLTKRRRDGCLLAASRALDDLRLDLVHLSGGKIGDCHIYMFNTKIHPGSSLFASAVASRLIEVVDED encoded by the exons ATGTATCACCCGCAGTGCGAGCTCCTGATGGCCCGCGAGACCCTTGACCTGGACGCCGGCCACCAGCCGCACCTCGCCACCTCTGGTGTCACGGCCATCCCGGCGGAGCTCAGCTTCCAGCTCCTTCACACACTCGATGCCGCTGCGGCCATGTCCACCGTCACGCCACAGCCGACCGTGGACTACTTCTTCGGCGGCGCCGATCACCAGCCGGCCGTGCAGTTCGAGCAGCTGGCCCCCGctggccaccaccaccacaccatgAACATGCTGCGCGACTACTGCAACGGCCACTACCCCGCGGCGGAGCCGTACCTCTGCGGGACAAGGGCTGAGGCACTCGTGTTCGGCGCCACAGACGACGAGTCCACCGCCTACATGACCGGGCCCTTCGAGAGCTCCCCGCCGCCACGGGCCACTGGCGGCAGGAAGCGGAGCCGGGCGCTGGGTGGCGGCTTCCATGGCGGTCCGGCCAACGGCGttgagaagaaggagaagcagCGCCGGCAGAGGCTCACCGAGAAGTACACCGCCCTCGTGCTCCTCATCCCCAACCGTACAAAG GACGATAGGGCAACGGTGATCTCCGACGCGATCGAGTACATCCAGGAGCTAGGGAGGACGGTGGAGGAGCTGACGCTGCTGGTGGAGAAGAAGCGACGCCGCAGGGAGCTGCAACTGCAAGGGGACGTGGTGGACGCGGCGCCCGCGGCATTAGTGGGGGTCGGCGCCGAGACCGAGAGCTCGGTGGGCGAGGTAGCGCCCCCGCCGGCGGTGCAGCGGCAGCCGATCCGGAGCACATACATCCAGCGGAAGAGCAAGGAAACGTTCGTGGACGTGCGGATCGTGGAGGAAGAGGTGAACATCAAGCTCACCAAGCGTCGCCGCGACGGGTGTCTCTTGGCTGCGTCGCGCGCGCTGGACGACCTCCGCCTCGACCTCGTCCACCTCTCCGGCGGCAAGATCGGCGACTGCCACATTTACATGTTCAACACCAAG ATTCATCCGGGGTCTTCGTTGTTTGCGAGTGCTGTGGCCAGTAGGCTGATCGAAGTGGTGGACGAGGACTAG
- the LOC133909870 gene encoding transcription factor TIP2-like isoform X1 has product MHACIFFRTYIFFNRIRMILFSHEKIYLHVLEQGIKRADSCDALFECASRMYHPQCELLMARETLDLDAGHQPHLATSGVTAIPAELSFQLLHTLDAAAAMSTVTPQPTVDYFFGGADHQPAVQFEQLAPAGHHHHTMNMLRDYCNGHYPAAEPYLCGTRAEALVFGATDDESTAYMTGPFESSPPPRATGGRKRSRALGGGFHGGPANGVEKKEKQRRQRLTEKYTALVLLIPNRTKDDRATVISDAIEYIQELGRTVEELTLLVEKKRRRRELQLQGDVVDAAPAALVGVGAETESSVGEVAPPPAVQRQPIRSTYIQRKSKETFVDVRIVEEEVNIKLTKRRRDGCLLAASRALDDLRLDLVHLSGGKIGDCHIYMFNTKIHPGSSLFASAVASRLIEVVDED; this is encoded by the exons atgcatgcatgcatatttttcagaacatacattttttttaatcgcATTCGCATGATTCTTTTTTCCCATGAGAAAATCTATTTGCATGTTCTTGAACAAGGGATTAAACGCGCAGACTCTTGCGATGCTCTTTTTGAGTGTGCAAGCAGGATGTATCACCCGCAGTGCGAGCTCCTGATGGCCCGCGAGACCCTTGACCTGGACGCCGGCCACCAGCCGCACCTCGCCACCTCTGGTGTCACGGCCATCCCGGCGGAGCTCAGCTTCCAGCTCCTTCACACACTCGATGCCGCTGCGGCCATGTCCACCGTCACGCCACAGCCGACCGTGGACTACTTCTTCGGCGGCGCCGATCACCAGCCGGCCGTGCAGTTCGAGCAGCTGGCCCCCGctggccaccaccaccacaccatgAACATGCTGCGCGACTACTGCAACGGCCACTACCCCGCGGCGGAGCCGTACCTCTGCGGGACAAGGGCTGAGGCACTCGTGTTCGGCGCCACAGACGACGAGTCCACCGCCTACATGACCGGGCCCTTCGAGAGCTCCCCGCCGCCACGGGCCACTGGCGGCAGGAAGCGGAGCCGGGCGCTGGGTGGCGGCTTCCATGGCGGTCCGGCCAACGGCGttgagaagaaggagaagcagCGCCGGCAGAGGCTCACCGAGAAGTACACCGCCCTCGTGCTCCTCATCCCCAACCGTACAAAG GACGATAGGGCAACGGTGATCTCCGACGCGATCGAGTACATCCAGGAGCTAGGGAGGACGGTGGAGGAGCTGACGCTGCTGGTGGAGAAGAAGCGACGCCGCAGGGAGCTGCAACTGCAAGGGGACGTGGTGGACGCGGCGCCCGCGGCATTAGTGGGGGTCGGCGCCGAGACCGAGAGCTCGGTGGGCGAGGTAGCGCCCCCGCCGGCGGTGCAGCGGCAGCCGATCCGGAGCACATACATCCAGCGGAAGAGCAAGGAAACGTTCGTGGACGTGCGGATCGTGGAGGAAGAGGTGAACATCAAGCTCACCAAGCGTCGCCGCGACGGGTGTCTCTTGGCTGCGTCGCGCGCGCTGGACGACCTCCGCCTCGACCTCGTCCACCTCTCCGGCGGCAAGATCGGCGACTGCCACATTTACATGTTCAACACCAAG ATTCATCCGGGGTCTTCGTTGTTTGCGAGTGCTGTGGCCAGTAGGCTGATCGAAGTGGTGGACGAGGACTAG